In Candidatus Kaelpia aquatica, the DNA window CTCGTAAAGATATACAAATAGAAAAGCTAAGGCTAATATGGGAAAGAAACCTATGATATTCATATGAAGAAACGCAAACAATAAGGATGAGATTAAAAGCGCCTGCAATCCTCCTATTGACTTTTTAAGAACAGTGTATAGCAAGCCTCTAAAAAACAACTCTTCAACAAAAGGCCCGATGAAAACAACAAAGAGAGAAGTTAAGGTTAAGATAAGCGGGTTCTTTTCAAAGAGAAGAAAGAAGAATAGCAACTGCGGGGAACTTGCTTTCTCATATTTGCCTAAAAATGTCAAACTTAAAACCATAACTATAAAGAGCAGAGGGATAAATGAAAGATAACTTGATAGTGCTATCTTAAGAGGATAGAGCATATTTTTAAGCCCTACACCTATTGCAGCCAAACCTTGCTTAAAGTACTTCTTAAGCCAATATAAAACCAAAACAAATATTGTAACATCTAAAATAAATGAGTTAAAAAGATTAAAAACTATATACTCTCTTTCGGTCGATATTTTCATAAAAAACCCCAGCAGTTCATCTGAAACAGAGAAAACTTGAAGCCAGAATATAACCCAGACTAATATTTTAAGAAAATCTTTCAGACTCCAAAGAGGAGAAGGAGAGAAATTAACTCTCTTTATGAGAGGCTTTAAGGTTAATAATCTATAGACTTGGATTAAAAACATAGCTAAACAAATGGACGCAAAAATCAAAAATATTAAAAAAATCGGAGATCCGAAAACAGCTTTCAAATCTAAAAGCTTCTCTTCGCTTAAGGCCAACTTCTCTTCCCATGCTTGCCTTAGAACTAAAGCCTTAGAATATAGCTGACCAAGGTATATTCTCCTTGGTATAACTGCTTCAAAAAGAGATATTACAAATGTAGAGAAAAGTATAAAGATATAAAAACCAAACTCATCGACAAAATCCTTTAAACCTCTCTTAAAATCCATAATAAATTAAGCTTAAATTAAATTATAGGCCTTACCCTACATTTAACTTCCAGATCATCAGTTATTCTCCTGGCTTTTTCAATGGAGAACCCCTCTATATCTAAAAAACTTACTTCTACCCAAGGTATATATTTTTTTGACTCTTTGATAAAATCTACAACCCCATTAAAAGTATCATCTCCGAAACTAGGCTTACAGAAAGAATTATACCTGTCTTTATCCTCGACATTCAGACTGACAGATATACTATCAATATAGCCTTTGAGTTCGGGTAAGAGATTTCTTTTTGAGATTAAATTACCGCATCCATTAGTAACAATGCGGACTCTATAACCCTTGCTTTTTAAACCCTTGGCTATCTCTTTTAACTCTTTAAACCTAAAGAAAGGTTCTCCTATACCGCAAAAAGTAATTTCATCAAATCCTTTCTCTCTTTCTACAGCCTTTAAAACCTCACTCACTTTAGGCTCTTTCCTAAGCCTTAAATTATGCCCCGCAAAATAATCACTACTTAAACCACTGCAAAAATAACACTTATTGCTGCATCTATTTGTAAGGTTTATATAAAGACCGTCTTTATATCTATATAGATACTTGGAAGACATATTAATGCTGCCTATACCAAATATATTCTTAGAATTTAACGCTAAGGAACGCCTAAGGTCCTCTTCTGTAATCGAGTTTTCATTTAAAACAACTTCCAAAGAATCTTTTAAAAATGCAGGCTCATTTCTACTGCCTCTTCTTGTTGAGGGCGCAAGATAAGGAGAATCTGTCTCAAGCAACAGCCTATCCAACGGGGTATGCTTAACAAGTTTTTTTAAATCTCGGCTAAACGTCAAATTAGTAGCATACGATATATAAAAACCTCTCTTTAGACACTGCTTTAAAAAATCAATATCTCCGGAGAAACAATGCATAATAACCTTAGGAGAAAACCTCTTTATATTATCTAGAACCGACAATATGTCCTTGCCGGCTTCCCTATTGTGCACAACAAGCGGGAGATGGTTAAAATTCTGCCACAATCCAAGCAGTTTCTCTAACATTAATATCTGACTCTTAGAAGTTGAACTCTTTCTATAATAATCAAGCCCTATCTCCCCAAAAGCAACAACCTTCTTCTTCCTAAGCAGCTTCTTGAAAATCAACAAATCTCTATCGTGAAAAGATTTTGTATTATGTGGATGAGACCCTACGGCAGCATAAATATTCTTAAACTTTCTTGCAATAGAGAGGGATTTGAGAGAGGTCTCTAAATCAATTCCTAATACAACCATATACTCAACACTATCTGCTCTAGCTCTATCTATCACTCTTTTTAAATCGAATTTGAACTCTGGGTGCCAGAGATGGGAATGAGTATCGACAAGATACATCTTATTGATCTTCTACCTCTATCCTGGGAAATAAAGGTTCTCCTTTTTCAACAACCTGATTAAAAGGAACCTTGCCCCATGATGATATTTCAGAATAATCATGCTCTTTGACCTTATCCTTATACCCGAAATAAGACCATGCTTTCTGAGTAGATTCCGGAATAAAAGGAGTAAGTGCTATTAAAACAATCCTTATTACATCAGATAGAGTATATATAACATAAGCAAGCTCATCGGGATCTTCTTTCTTAAGCTTCCAGGGAGCCTTTACTTCAATATATTTATTTGCTGCACTTATTAATTCCCATATAACTTCTAGAACATTATGATAATTAACCACCTTCATGGACTCTTCAATCTTTTCATAGATTGATGCAATCTTAAAAGAGAAGAATTCATCACAACTATTAACAGCTTTCTTGCTTTCCGGAATAATACCGTCATAGTACTTTACTATCATATTCAAAGTTCTGAAAACAAGGTTTCCAAAGTCATTAGCCAAATCTGAGTTGACCCGTTTTATAAAACTGCTTTCTGAAAAGTTTCCATCCATCCCAAAAGGAACTTCTCTAAGTAAGAAATATCTCAAAGCATCGGTGCTATATCTATCAATCAACTCCCTAGGATCAACCACGTTACCTTTTGATTTAGACATCTTATCAATGCCCTCTTCTCTCTCTATTAACCACCAGCCGTGAGAGAATACCATAGCAGGAAGCTCCAGCCCTAACATATGCAACATTATCGGCCAATAAACGGCATGGTAACGCAAAATATCCTTTGCCATAAACTGTACATCAGCAGGCCAGATGCTCTTAAAACTATCATCTTCTCTTAAAAAACCTGGGGCTGTTATATAGTTAAGCAAAGCTTCAAACCAAACATAGGTAATATAATTATCGTCAAAAGGTAAGGTTATCCCCCAGGAAACCCTCTCTTTAGGGCGGGAGATACATAGGTCTGTTAATGGGTTTTCAAGAAAAGAGATAACTTCATTAAATCGCGATTGAGGTAAGATGAAATCTTTATTGTCTTCCAGGTAACCTCTAAGCCAATCTCTATACTCTGACACTTTTAAAAAATAGTTTTTCTCGGTTATAAACTCTAGTTCTCTTCCGCAATCAGGGCAAATCTTGTTCTCAACCTGAGACTCTATCCAAAAAGTCTCACAGGGCATACAATACCAACCCTCATAGTTTGATTCGTAGATATACCCTTCCTTATAAAGAAAACTGAGAATATTCTTAACCGTCTCTTCATGGCGAAACTCTGTTGTTCGAATAAAATCATCGTAAGATATATTTAAAATATCCCAGAGGCCGATAAACTTACTTACTATTGAGTCGCAGAAAACTTTAACATCATCCTCGCCTGACTCTCCAGCTGCTTTCTCAATCTTCTGACCATGCTCATCAGTGCCAGTTAAAAAATATACACTCTCTCCCCTCATCCTCATATAACGAGCTAAAACATCTGCTGCTACATTAGTATAGGCGTGGCCAATATGAGGCTCTCCATTTATATAATAAATCGGAGTAGTTATACAAAACTTCTTATTCTTCATTTTTAGAAACAGAATTGTTATCTCTAAAATTTATCTTCTTAATCCTTCCATCTTCACATTCAACTTTGACAAATCCTGTAAGATAGTTTAAATCTACTACTTTGGCCTTGCCATCTTCTAAATCTATCTTCTGCCCTATCTTAGGCATTGTCTTGAGCGCCTGATCGTAGAACTTTTTCTCAAAACTTAAACAACACATCAACCTGCCGCAGACACCGGATATCTTACTCGGATTCATAGGAAGGTTTTGCTCTTTAGCAAACTTAACAGTGACAGGAGAGAACGTCTTTAAAAATGAAGCACAGCATAGCTCTCTGCCGCAAACACCGTAACCGCCCAAGATCTTAGCTTCATCTCTAACACCTATCTGCCTAAGCTCTATGCGGGTCTTAAATATTTTGGCCAGATCACGCACAAGGGAACGAAAATCTATCCTCTCTTCAGCCGTAAAATAGAAGGTTACTTTTGTCCTGTCAAATGCATATTCTGCCCCAACAAGCTTCATCTCCAGCTTATGCTGACGTAATTTTCTTTCAAATACCCTGACAGCACTTCTGGATTTTCTCTCATTTCTTTTGATTTGTAGAAAATCTTCTTTAGTTGCCTTTCTTATAATCTTATAAGTTCCTTTTGTATCTTTATCGCTGCCCATCTCATGGGGCTCAGAGATAATCTCACCATAATCATAACCTCTCTCTACCTGAAGAATAACAGTATCTCCTGCTAGTAGAGATAGATCTTCATAAAAACAATTTATTGCATTGCCTGCCTCTCTTAAACGTACATTAACTGTGTATTTCACTTTTAAGTTCAACCTCCTTATATAAACTTCTAGCTACTTTATAGATAAAATCCGGATTTACGTTTGAATCTAACGCACTGTAAAGATACTCCAATTTATCGATTTTTTCAATTAAATCTTTGGACTCAATACCTATAGCCTTCTCCCTACTGTTTAAACTCAGAAAAACTGACAGAGAATCAACACCATTGACTATACATAGAATATCTCTAATATAAAGAATTAAAATTCTAATCTTATCTTTCAGCTTCTTCCTCTGCTGATGCAAGAGACTCTTATCTCCCCTCTCCTTAAACCGTAAAGGACGAAAAGACTCTTTTAAAGTTGCCTCAATGCAAGTTAAATCTATACCATTTAAGTCAAAATCTAATCCGCCTCCAGAAAGAACCGACATTCTTGCTGACTCCTCTATGGTCAAATTGAGCTTATCTCTCACAGTCTCTTTGCTAAGAGGCTTAAATTTCAACTCTTTACAGCGGGATTTTACAGTAGGAATTAGAGAATCCGGCCTTGAGCTAACTAAGATAATAACAGAATCTAAAGGAGGCTCTTCAAGGCTTTTAAGAAATGCATTGGCTGACTCAATATTCATCTTCTCAGCCTGATCTATTATAAAAAACTTTCTCCTGGCATTTGCTGGAGAGAGATTTAAGAATCTCTGCAGCTCTCTTATCATATCAATAGTTATTTCATCGGATTTCTCTGCTGGGCGAACAATATAAAGATCGGAGTGAGACTCTCTCTCTATTTGAACACAACTCTGACAAACAGAACAACTATCCCCAGAACCTTGTAAACAATTAACAGATTTGGAGAACTCCTTAGCAATAGAGAACTTGCCGACTCCTTTTAATCCTGAAAATATAAAACTACCCGACACTTGATCTAACTCTATATAAGACCTAAGTATAGAGATTATCCTATCTTGATCTAAAAATTTATCCCAAGCCATTTATTTATTATACTCTAAATAACCTCAGGATTGGAGCTTTAAATGGCTAAAACGCCATTGCTATACCCATTGAAGCCCATCTCCCGGGCAACTGAATACCTTCTACATCAAACTGCGAAGCATTGGTTAAATTCATAAACTTTAGATAGAGATCTACGAAATTACCTTTTAAAACAATCTCTTTAGATAAAACCAGATCTAAATTAAAAAATCCGCTATTTTTAACTCTCTCCTGATAGCTTAAATCTAAATTAATATCAAGATAGTCTGTTTTTATTTTTTGGGCAGCACTGAAGCTATATTGGAGATGATTAGCGATATATTTACTATAAGATGCATTGCTCTTATGTTCCGCATTAAACAGAGCATATGAGAATTCAAAATCACCATAAGAGAGCCAGCCTTCTACTCCATCCGTTCTAGCATAAGAGACGTTCTGAGCCCTCCATACATCAGAAGCAGAGCTCCTGGCCCAATCAATTAGATTGTAATCAAAACGCCGAAAAATCGAAGCCCCGTAAGATAAGATGCCTTTCTTTGCAAAACCTAGCTCTATACTAAAAGAGTCTTCAACTGATAAACTAGGATTGCCGAGGTTGGCCGGACTAGAGTAGTAAAGTTCTGTAAAACTCGGAACTCGATACGCTCTCTGAAAAGACGAAAAGATACTCTTCTCTTCTGTTAATCTATATTCAAGATAGAGCCCCGGACTTATCTCAATATCAAGATCGCTATAGCTATCCACTCTAAGGCTTATTAAAGAACTTAATCTATCCGATAATTCTTTAGATACCGCTGTAGACAAAGAGAGTAGAGATCTTGAATGTGTGCCCATATTTATGCTATCAATCTCCTCCTCCCTAGCTTCCAGAGAGAGATCTATCCCGGAATCAAGCATTGTAAACCTAAAGGGCAACTTAATCCCTCTAATATAATTAGTGCTAACGTTTTTAAACAAATCAGGGTCACTCCTATCAAGAATAAATTTATCCCAATGACGACGAAAATATAAAGTCGGCGAGAAAGCAAAATTATTCCAAATAAAATCAAAATTAACCATATAAAGGTTTGTATCTATATTCTCCTCTTCCCTGGGATAGCTAGATGAATAAAAAGAGCTGGCGCCAAACTCTTTACTGTTATGGGCAATAACAACTCTGGGTGATCCAGGCATTTCATTAAAAATTAACTTAGAGAATATGTTGAATAAACTAAAATCCGTCTCTTCTCTATAAGAGGCAGCGGAACTTTGCTGAATACCTAGATGGTAGTTCAAAGGTTCACTGACCCTATCTAAGGCAATATTAAAAATACGCATCTGTTTCTCTCCAAAAACACTGCTCACTCTTAGGTTATTCTCTTCTGGATTAACAGTCTCAATATCAAGTACCCCGCCTATAGCATGAGAGCCATAGAGAGAAGAATTTAACCCTTTTAGCACTTTTATGCTCTGCCAATCATAATTAGAGAACGGTAGATCCATGCTATAATGAGATGTCTGAGGATCGCTTAAGCTTATTCCGTCAACAACAACAAGATTCTGCTCAAAACTGCTAGCCCTGATATTTAACTCTGATTGCATAGCAAATAAACCGCGTTGTTGTATATCAATATTAGATTTACTCTCAATAAGATCATCGATGGAGCTATAAAGAAGCCCCTTCTCTTCTTCAGCAACCAATCTGCTGCTCGATAAAGAGAGTCCTGTAAAAGAAGAAGGATCGTCTCTAAGCGCTATAGGAGACAATTCAATTATCTCAGAAGCATCTATAGCTCTGATGGCAGCTAACAAAAGAAGAGCTAAATTTACTTTTTTAGATAAGAGAGAATACATATAACAAATATTGAGGTTAAATATGAACAAGCTACTCCAGCTTTAAAGCCCGAAAAAGCAGATACTGCCCCAATAGAGCCTGAGACCAGCATGCCTATAAAAACAGCTCTATTTTTTATTTTCAATCTATCTTTAAAGGGGATCAATAAGAAAGGAATAAAAACACCTGATATATAAATTGAATAGGAAGCCTTAAGAAGACTGATGATATTTTCAAAATAAAAGCTTAAAATAAATGCCAGCAATGCTACTAGGAATATAACAATCCTGGTATAAAGAACATTTTTATCCTCAGGTAGGCTCAAAATGTCATGTGTAAACATAGTAGCTGATGTCATAAGGCAGCTATCCGCTGAAGAAAGAATAGCAGAGACTAGGGCTATTAAAAAAACATAGAACAACGCGCTATGATTAAATAAAATATCAAAGAAAAGATTCAAGATACTAGGTGCATCAGAAACTCCAAAAACATTGCGAAGCATTAAAGCAGGAGATACTATCAATATAGATATAGGTAAAAGCGCCAATGCTGCCATCTTAAGAGATTTTTTTATAATATTTTTATCCTTAGAACAAAAAACTCTAGAATGTACATCAGGGCCTATAAAATAGACTGGGACCAATATAAGAGCAAGATAGATTAAATCCCTAACAGAGAAATTGCTATTTAGAGGAAATTTTAAATAACCACAACTCTTATTTAAACAACTAAAATCAAGTTGCTTAATAAAAATATAATTAACAGCCAAAAATCCTAAAATCAACAATAGAAACTGAACTCTATCAGTGATAATTACTGCTCTCTGCCCGCCAATTATTGTATATACAGCCAAGAATAGTGTTACCAAAAAAACTACCATCAGAGAGGAAAGCTCAGGAATAAATATCTCTATTATTTTTTTAAGCGCAAGTAACTGGGCAGCTATGATTCCAATCCATGCTAGGAATATAACCCAACTTGCAATCCTTCTTACGCCTAAACCATATTTTTTACCTAAAAATTCAGCTATAGTATAATTATCACTTTTTAAGAAAAAGCTAGAATAAACTAATGATAGTAAGAATAGACCTAGAGAACCAAATATAAGCCATAGAATAGCTGGCGCGCCAACGGAATAGGCGAATCCCATTAAACCTATAGTCGAAGAGGCACCTACGATAGTGGCCAAAAGTGAGAAGGTTAGCTGAGTTACGCTAATATTCCTTCCGGCTAAATAAAAATCTCTATTTTTCATAAAACACGAAAGATAAAACAATGGACAATAAAACTGATGTTAACTATTATAAAAATTAAGTAAACAAAGTCAACAAATAAATCTGTTTATTTAAATACTATGGTTTGAAAAATAAGAAAAATCAATCAGAGAAAATAGAGAGCAGCATCTTCAACTGCTTCTTCTTATCTGCATCTTCAATGTAGATCGCTAAAGCAGTACCTAGCTCAATTCTTATGCTCTGCTTAGCCTGACTTGTATTCATAAGAATATTTATAGTGTGCTGATAAATTATACTCAATATATCTTGATTAAAATATTTCATATTTACAGCAAGACAATTAGATGCCCCAAAAAGAATTTCTCCTCTATAATCAAGATTATCTTTCTGGTTTAATCCGTCGAACAAAAGATTAACTGATGTCAATTGCGCTGTTGGTGTTAAGAATCTAATCAGCTTACTTAATTGATCTATCTGAGTTAATAACATGGCTCCTGCGCACCTTAGTCCAACTAGATCTATAATCTCTGGATTTACAGTCCCCATCTCTTTTTCATTAAGACTTGTAACAAAAAAAGACAATATGTCTATACCCTCGTCTACTCTATTAGTAGAGAGATTCTGCGGAGTTACAAATTGTCCAATAAGTCCAGTGAACACGCCGGCTGCAATATACTTTTTATAAAAATAGACTACTATCTCAAGTCTGGTTTCAGTATCCAAATAGGGAAACAACTGAGACAAGCAATACAAGGCTGTCTTTCTTTTGTATACCTCCTTACTGCTTATAGCCAAAGACGTCAAAGACATAACCACCTCTTTTTTTATGCTTTTATCTTCTTCAGCCAACTCATTCATTAAAGATCTTAGCTTCGTTAAGCTGGCTAGTTGATTAGATGAATTTAAAACATCAAAAATAGCAGTTATCTCAATAAGATAGCTATTAGGTGATTTTGTTCTTCTGCAAATAACACCACCTTCATCATCGGCAACGAATATTACAGATAACAATATCACAACAAATAGAACCCTTCTCATTCCCCCTCCCTATGTTAGCCGAGTTTCTCAACTAACTATTATTTAAAAACCTTCAAAAAACTGCTATTCATTGCCCAATCTACTGAGTAATTGTTCCGTTGGAAACTCTCTGAATAACTGTTCCAAATATTCCTCGATTAAAATATAACAATAATCCATTTAAATTTGTGATACCATAAAAATCATTAATACTACTGATTTATCAATTTTTTTTATTTCACCTCTTCTCACACTTTATAAAGCGTATACAATAAATATACCACATATAAACACACTGTCAAATAACAGCATTGTTTTTTAAAAATAAATAAAAAACATCTGTAAACTATTATCATACAGAGATTTAGATATGAAAACTCCGCTTGCTATTATTATACAACATAACATTGCTACATTAATTATTGAAATAACATTGTGTTTTTATACAGCACCTTTCTCCTCTAAGTTTCTTTTTAAGTGGTTTGTTATACTTGTAAATCTGCAATTATCTACATGTTCATAGAACGCTAATATCTTGCTAAAATCTTTAAATTCTTACCTTCTGACCTACATCTATATAAATCATTCAATATAAATGAATAATAAGGGTAGATACTGATTTTTATACCATATAATAAAAACTTTCACTAAGATTGCTAAAAGTAGAAAATATGGTATAAATACAGTAGAGAGCTTAGGATAGATAAATATGAAGATCATTAAAAATTTAATTTTACTTTTAGTAATCGAAATATTTCTAGTAACACAGAACTACCCTGTATTTGCTTCTGTACCTACCTCTTTCGATAAAATCAACGAAATAATCAATGCAACTGAGCAAAAAACAGACTTAGCAATATCCTCCGCTAATATAATCGCAAGAAGAACACGTACGTCGCAAAACTCAGCACAAGAAATCATACGTAATTTCTTTGAAAGTCACGGTATAACGATTGTATCTGAACCTATAACAGGGGCCGTAAGCACCGAGAGCATACTATCCATGCTATCGCTTCTATTAGATTTAAAAGGACCAAATACAGAGAGTCTCCAAGATGAATTGGGTGGCATATTAGATACAATAACGGAACAATCTGGATGTACCCCAGAAGAAGCCTGCAAATCTTTATTAGATTATATTGCACCATTTCTTATACCTCTTACATCAGAAGCAGAAGAAACAGTAGAACAATCTTTGGTGTTTTTATTAGATTATACTACATACTTGTTTGAATTAGGGATGGAACAGAATGCAACCATAGCTGCATTTGAAAATCTTGCTCAGAATATTAATACAACCATGATAGAACTATATAGTTCTTTGATTGCAAAAGCAAGCAATGTGGCAACTGGATTAAATTCCAACCTAGAACTTTACAGATTAAATCCTACTCTAGAACCTTCAGAAATAATAAATCATATTAAACAAATAGCCTTTAGATGCATCGATCTTTATGCTGGCAACACTGTTGAACATGTAGAAGAAAGATTTAATGCAAACGGTGGCATAAAAGTAACAGAGTATAAACTCAGCAATTTCTTGGCAGAGAATAAGTTAACTCCTGAAGATTTTGATGAGAACGGCATTAAAATAGACGGTATAGATGTGAATATGAACATAGATATAGAGAAATTGTGTAAATCCATTGGCATACAGGGTTTAAAAGATTTAGAATTATTGCTTGGCTTTTTGGAATCTTTAACAAAAAATATTGTTAAAAATATAAACATTTATGAACATCACTATGATAATACAGACTCAACAACTAGAATAACAGTTACAGAAACAGAAAAAAGAGTAAATATATATCTAGCAGCTGAGGACTATAGTAACTTCTCCAACGTTAACATAAACATAGGAACCTTAGCTACTCAACTAGTACAATTTAACAGAACCATGAAAGGCATGTCGAAAAGAGCATCTATAAGATTCGATCTCACCGACTATGCTAATAAATACGATGATACCAGTGAGGAAGACATGGACATAGACCTTGAGATTGACTCTCCATGTATTGTAATAGCCTTGGCTTTTACAGGCAGTGGTAACATACACGATTATAGTCTAAGATTGTTTAATAGCGATTCTCGTGGACCTCCAGAGTTTACAGTTTTTGCACAGGCAGCTATGGAAGCTTTCGGTTTTGGTGTTTTACAAGAAGTTCCTTGATCCGCTAGAATAAATAACATTGCTTATACTGCCAGACTTAACGATTAAATGACCGTATCGATCTATTCCCTTAGATTTACCAGATATCTTTTTATTATCCTGAATAATACTAATACTCTTTCCGTAATCCAAAGAATGGCTCTTCCAGATAGACTTAATCTTGCTAAAATCTTTATTCTCAATCAATTCTATAAGACTATTTAACTCACTAATTATTGAAATTAAAATACTCAACCTATCTAACTTATCTTTCTTTAAGATAGAGGAGATTGAAGATAAATTTGATAACTTTGACTTAGAATTGATATCCACCCCTATTCCTAAAATTAGTTTATCAATTAAATCAATCTCTGCAACAAATTCGATCAATACCCCTGCTACTTTCTTATTACCTATTAAAACATCATTAGGCCATTTAACCTTTGCGCCAATCTTAAACAGTCTATTTAAAGCTCTAGCAACAGATAGCACCCCTATAATATTAAATATTGGAAGATAATAATACGGCAACTTAGGCGAGATTGTAAGAGAGAATAAAATATCTTTGTATTTCTGAGATTTCCATTCTTTTCCATTCCTACCCCTTCCTCTCTTCTGCTGCTCCGCAATAATCAAAGAACCTTCTTTAAGTATTCTCTTGGCAGCATTGTTAGTAGAATCAGTCTCATCAAAATAGATAACCTCTTTTACGAAACTATTCTTGGGAAGTCTTAATTGGACTACCTCTGGAAGCAATCTGTTTCCAAAATCAATAAAGCTATAGCCCTTATTAGAGCGGGTCTCTATCTTAACACCGTTGTTTTTCAGATAGTTGATATGCTTCCAGACCGCAATCCTACTTATATTGCAGCTATCTGCAATACTCTGACCTGATACAAAGTCAGATTGACTCAGAATCTTTAAAATTTTAACCCTCTGTTTTATGCCTTTTTTCTGCATACCTTAACACATATTCCACAGATATGTTGACCTACAAAGTTTTTCTTTCTAAACTGATCCAATTTATTATAACAAGATAAGTGATTAAAATCTCCTGGATCTTCAGCTATTGCACTAACAGGGCAAGCTGCAACGCATAGCTTGCAATCTCCGCAGCCAAATTTTAAAGGTTCTTTAAAAGGCAGTTTGATGCTGGTTAAAACAGTAGCAAATCTCAATTGAGAACCAAACTCAGGGTGAACCAAAAGGTTATTTCTGCCTACCCAGCCTAATCCTGCTAGATAGGCTATCTTTCTATGTGATAGATAAGAAGACTGCTTCTTCCAGTCAACAATCTGTGAAGCCGGTATAGCTAGAGCTCTAAAACCATCTTTTTCGATTATTCTAACAGCCTTTAAAGAGAGCTGGTCTAAAAACATATTAACCATCCTATAGTGATGAAAGTACAGTTTCGTAGGATGCTCAATGATTCCATCTAAAACTGAATCAGATAATTTAAAACCAAAACTGATAGCATAATCCAAACCCTCTAACTCTTTTTGGCTTAAATCAAATGCAGGCTTTATCTCTTTAATGGGAGCTGTTCCAAAGACAGCTGCTCCTTCTCCTAAGACAAACTCTTCTAATTTACTAGCTAACTCTTTTTCTTTCATAATTTATTTCTCTTTAAATAGATCATAATATGGGCGATTGCCGCTGGTGTAATACCCGAAATACGCGATGCCTGCCCTAAATTAAAGGGTTTAAGATTATTCAACTTCTCTCTAACCTCTAACGACAACTCAGACATATTATTATAATCTAAATCAAATGAAAGCTTTATATTTTCAATCTTCCTGAAATCCTCAACCTGTTTAAACTGCCTCTTAATATAGCCTTCATATTTTAGCTCTATCTCTATTTGATTTAAAACATTATCACAAAATTCAACAATCTTATCATCTAACAACTTAAGGTGACTAAATTTAACTTCAGACCTTTTAAGTAAACTTGTAAAGCTTAA includes these proteins:
- a CDS encoding type II CAAX endopeptidase family protein, whose protein sequence is MDFKRGLKDFVDEFGFYIFILFSTFVISLFEAVIPRRIYLGQLYSKALVLRQAWEEKLALSEEKLLDLKAVFGSPIFLIFLIFASICLAMFLIQVYRLLTLKPLIKRVNFSPSPLWSLKDFLKILVWVIFWLQVFSVSDELLGFFMKISTEREYIVFNLFNSFILDVTIFVLVLYWLKKYFKQGLAAIGVGLKNMLYPLKIALSSYLSFIPLLFIVMVLSLTFLGKYEKASSPQLLFFFLLFEKNPLILTLTSLFVVFIGPFVEELFFRGLLYTVLKKSIGGLQALLISSLLFAFLHMNIIGFFPILALAFLFVYLYEKTGSLWCPIFAHVLHNGFILLLIFLWRRYVGV
- a CDS encoding YchF/TatD family DNA exonuclease; translated protein: MYLVDTHSHLWHPEFKFDLKRVIDRARADSVEYMVVLGIDLETSLKSLSIARKFKNIYAAVGSHPHNTKSFHDRDLLIFKKLLRKKKVVAFGEIGLDYYRKSSTSKSQILMLEKLLGLWQNFNHLPLVVHNREAGKDILSVLDNIKRFSPKVIMHCFSGDIDFLKQCLKRGFYISYATNLTFSRDLKKLVKHTPLDRLLLETDSPYLAPSTRRGSRNEPAFLKDSLEVVLNENSITEEDLRRSLALNSKNIFGIGSINMSSKYLYRYKDGLYINLTNRCSNKCYFCSGLSSDYFAGHNLRLRKEPKVSEVLKAVEREKGFDEITFCGIGEPFFRFKELKEIAKGLKSKGYRVRIVTNGCGNLISKRNLLPELKGYIDSISVSLNVEDKDRYNSFCKPSFGDDTFNGVVDFIKESKKYIPWVEVSFLDIEGFSIEKARRITDDLEVKCRVRPII
- the metG gene encoding methionine--tRNA ligase produces the protein MKNKKFCITTPIYYINGEPHIGHAYTNVAADVLARYMRMRGESVYFLTGTDEHGQKIEKAAGESGEDDVKVFCDSIVSKFIGLWDILNISYDDFIRTTEFRHEETVKNILSFLYKEGYIYESNYEGWYCMPCETFWIESQVENKICPDCGRELEFITEKNYFLKVSEYRDWLRGYLEDNKDFILPQSRFNEVISFLENPLTDLCISRPKERVSWGITLPFDDNYITYVWFEALLNYITAPGFLREDDSFKSIWPADVQFMAKDILRYHAVYWPIMLHMLGLELPAMVFSHGWWLIEREEGIDKMSKSKGNVVDPRELIDRYSTDALRYFLLREVPFGMDGNFSESSFIKRVNSDLANDFGNLVFRTLNMIVKYYDGIIPESKKAVNSCDEFFSFKIASIYEKIEESMKVVNYHNVLEVIWELISAANKYIEVKAPWKLKKEDPDELAYVIYTLSDVIRIVLIALTPFIPESTQKAWSYFGYKDKVKEHDYSEISSWGKVPFNQVVEKGEPLFPRIEVEDQ
- a CDS encoding stage 0 sporulation family protein, giving the protein MKYTVNVRLREAGNAINCFYEDLSLLAGDTVILQVERGYDYGEIISEPHEMGSDKDTKGTYKIIRKATKEDFLQIKRNERKSRSAVRVFERKLRQHKLEMKLVGAEYAFDRTKVTFYFTAEERIDFRSLVRDLAKIFKTRIELRQIGVRDEAKILGGYGVCGRELCCASFLKTFSPVTVKFAKEQNLPMNPSKISGVCGRLMCCLSFEKKFYDQALKTMPKIGQKIDLEDGKAKVVDLNYLTGFVKVECEDGRIKKINFRDNNSVSKNEE